TCCAGGTAGGTCAGTGTCTATCTTGGTAACTGTCTATGTGGGCGTTGGTGTTGCTCAAGTGTATCTTGTGTAAACCTGCCATGACCTACTGTGTGCACCTCCTACTCCAGAGTTAGAACAGCCCAGAGCTTGGTCTAACTGAAACTATTTTGCAAGAGTTATGGCTTTTTAGGCAGTTAAGGCACCTGTAtcttcaaaaataaattattgtcaCCAATTCACTTGTCAttaattcttctttaaaaaaaaggccCAATGGTAATAGATGCTTACTGGTTTTTAAGACTATTTAGTGTGATGCTTAAGGTCTACTGAATGGTAGAAAGCAGCTTGTATCTCTTAAAAACTGAGCACGGGACTCATGTAATTTTATGGCCCTTAAATATAATGGTGTAGGTGGACAATGTATGTGATTACTAGCAAGTGCAAACAATACCCTTAACTCTTGAGTCCACTTTCAGGTACTTTTGTATTGATTGCCAAGTACAAGGTGTGTCCCAAGAACAGAAGAGGAGCTACTTTTCATTGGTCCAGGGCAGGGACCCCTGCCCCCATGAGTGTCCCCTGAACTCTCTATTGTAATTCTGTCTTGAATCCTGCCCAGTTGCTCAGTCTTGTGAGGTCCTTGAGCAATTTTCTTCATGGTGAGTCCAAGTCCTGACTTCCTTTGAATACCTGTGCATTGTCAGTAGACTTTGTCACCCGCCTCCCTCTACCAGTTCAGTCAACAAAAGCTGAAGAGCACAAGTCCTTTTAACCTGTGGGTCTCCACAGGTGAGCTCTTGGCTGCCTGTTGGCTGTTATTCTGTCTTTTAATGAGTTACCCATACCTGGATGCTCCATCTTATACTATGGCTGCTCAGTTTACTCAAGTCCTTTGGAAAGAGGCACTGACTGCGTGAGTTGGGTCATTGTTATCTACATATTAGTTGATCTTTCCAGGAGGTTTGTCACAAAGCACTTTCCCAAACAGAAACTGTTTTGTGTCTTCTAAAGCAAATTATTGTTATCTAGTTGTGCACCAATTCtgatttttctacctcctgtCTGTAGACACTGGCTTCCAAGTAGTACACTTGGCTTGCGTTTGCTTGAAGAAAGGGAACATTCGTAGCAGAAATGTGTCTCAGCTTAAATGAATGCAAGGGCACATGTAAATGTATTTTGCAACTTGTCAGTCTAATTGAATCTAAATTACCTTAACCAGAAGGGGAATGCTCATAGAAAATGGGAGAACTCATAAAGATGTGAATAGCTTGTTTCACATGGTTTGTCCAGCTCTAACAGTGGAACTGCATGGTCTTATTTGAAAAGGATTGCTGACCTTGCTCCTTTGCTTTTCAGTTAAAAATCCAGAATTGTTCAGATCACGTTCATAATATTGCATCAGGATGTTTTTGAGCCAGTCTCTCATCCGGAGGGGGAACTGATCCACTTCATAATCAGTACAGTGGGGGATGTCTGTGCCAAACAAGAGAGCTTTTGTTAACAAGTGATCCATTAAGTCCTCATTTAAGCATTTCTGAGCCAAGATAGATTTGATCCTTGCTAGCAAACTTCCAGTTGAGCTCGAAAAATAAAATTGGGAATGTTGCTAATGGGTTCAATTTTAAATTTATGAGTCTTTGGTGCACATGCTTAACCAGCTGTGCAAGCCACAACCATTTTATATCTGTTCAGCTTCTGAGCAGGGTTCTGCAGTGAAGCCTTTATCAGTCAGTTGCATGAAAGCAGAGTTCTTGACAGCAAAGGAAAATTCTGGCTGAGAGCGAGTGCACTTTCCTCCCAGTGCATGCAGCAGCTGAAGAACTTGCAAATCAATTCTGGATTTTAGATCCCAACTTCTACATTTGGCATCTAAGTagtgtgtgaggtttttttgttttgcttttggttttttacttGTCATTTTAATTTATTAACTGGCTGTAAATACTGGTTTTCTGGtcaaggtattaaaaaaaatcttgagatGCTAAAGCAATGGGAGCATGTAAGACAGTGCAGGTGGGAAGACAGGGTTGAGAACAAATTGGTCTAAGCACTGGAGGGATGTCGGTAGGATTCAGATGCTTAATACCCTTAATTATAGAAAAAGTGCCTTTTTAGACCTGTGTAGGGTTTGATGGTCTTAATAAGCAGATAACTGATGCAAAATGAGGAGAGCACAGGAAGAAACCAGGTAACTTGGGGCCAGCTTGTAGCCAAGGCTACTGGCTCTTTATACTCAGGTAACTTCTTCATAGAAAAACAAGCCTTACATTTGCAGGAACCCATATAGTCTAAGTGCAGCTGACGTCCCGTTTTTGTCCCTTCAAGTTGACATTTGGTGGCAAAGAGCTGACATGTGCCATCATAGGTCTTATTATCTGTACCACAAAcctagaggaagagagaaaaacaaaaccaccaaccccaccaccaccactgtgTTAAGAAAAATTCTGCTCACTCCTATAGGCGTTACAATAATAAAGGCATTGTTAACATCTGATGTAGCAGTTGTGAATACCCACAGGGAATGCATGTGGTGGGAAGTATTAAAAATCATAGTTGTTACATGCCTACCTATGGATTAGCTCTTCTGTATTTATATACCTAGTCTTGAGACACTTGAATCCATTTTTGCATACTAGTAGTATAGTTTGAGGTGGTACAGGATTATCATATTAAATATGTATTAGTATTCGGTATGTGCTCTAAAACGTGGATAAATGTACTTTGAGTGGAAGGAAAAAGCTATGATCCCTGAGAGACCAAATAAAGAAAATCACTTTAGGTACTTTGTAGCTACATGCGTTCATACTATTTTCAAGCTATAGTCAGTGAGTTTGGGTATTTTATACTTCTCCAATTACTGGAATCACCCAAACCCACTTGCATGTTTTTAGGGTAGAATTGTTCTAAATAATAGCAGCAGAATGTGTTAGCTTGTAAACATCTTAATTGTTTTTCCCCCATGCTGTGCAATGAATGAAATACTTACATGCTCATAGTCTTTGGTGGAAGAGCAAGCAGCAGGGTCTTGGCAAATACAGCTGGGTTTCCCTTGTTTGTCCACATGGCAGACTTTACCTATTTTGCAGTGGAAGTTCCTACATGGCTCTAGCGATCGTAGGAAGAAGGAAGGACAAAGTCAAGtgttcctgtcaggttctatgACAGTCAAAGCAAAATACAGCCCAGCATTCACTAAGAAGTCAAGTGCTTTTTGTAAGTTTGTTAAAATGCAGCTGGACCTAGCATTGAATAAAGACAAACTTCAAATGAGGATTTTTGTGGGACTTCTAGTAGTCCCAGGTTTGAGCTGGATGGGGAAatacattttacagaaaaaggTATTTCTTATATAAGGGATGACATTCTCTTTCAGCTTCCTTTGTTGAAGCATATCCCATCTGTCCTTGCTGAACCCAACACTGGCATGTGTCCCATTCCTAGATGAATCCAAGATCCTGTTCTGTGATTTCAATGCAAGATAATTCCTAGTCCAGTATAACTGACACAATTTGTGCACTGTCTAGACAAGCTATTCGCAGACAAATGAATAAATCCAAGGGTGAATGGATGGGATTCTCTGGGAATGTAACTGGCACTGCAGGAATTATGCACAAGTGCAGTTCAGTCATGTGAAACGTGCtgccaaagagaaaagaaatgcagaCTAGCAAATTCCCCAGCCACAGCAAGTTAGCAGTGACATGACAGCTTTGCCTTGTGACTTACCCAGCAGAACCCTCTCACTCCTGTTGCTTGCACTTTCCATCTTACCATAAGAACTGCCTGTAGTCTTAACCTGTAACATCACAGAGACAAAAGCAGAAATTGTGGTAaacctttggaagaaaaaaaaatacatgaataaaATTTTTTTCAATGGCAACTCTAGAGCTGAGGCAGAGTTTGCTCTGTTTGTAGCAGAAAGAGGTTGCTATGCAAAATGTGTGAGAAGTGCATAAAGCGTCTGGGAGTATTAAGGTGCTctgttatttggaaaaaaaatgtaggagGTGGAGAGAGAAATACaggagccctgtaaggctcctgCACACCTGGTGGTTCTACAGTACTTGACACACAAGCAGTATAATACCTTGAGGTTGACAGAATTGGTATTTCAAGTGTTAGTTTGTGCTGGGTCTCTCTAGGTGCAGTGGGCAAGAACTGCTTCTCAATGTGTCTTCAGTCCAGACCCCACTTTGATGCTGTGGGGAGATACTTGCCCTCTTTTGAATGGATGCCTCCGATGTTGTTGtggtttctttttgttgtgtttttttttttttttaatattacggATCCATGCTTAACAACCATAGCAAAACTCACTCTTTTCTGCTGAAGAATGCCCCTGATAGTCCACTGGTTACTTAATGTGTGACTGCAATACAGGAGATCTGGGAGCATCATCCTCCTTTGTGTGAAGGGGCAAAGCTCACGTTCTTCATCTTGTGTGCAAGCATTGTGGCCACCAGGATGGTGATTATTCTGGGGACTCTAGCCCTGCCTTTCCAAGCTGTTCACTTTTGTGTGGTAGTGTTTAAAATCTTTGGGAGTGGGGAGTGAACAGGCTTCCCTAGTCAGCCTGAGACTGGCTTCCAGGTTTTGCATGTacctgtatttatttctgtgtttcattACGCAGCCTATTTGGGCTGGAGCTCTTATGTGACTTGTGCTAACTTCCTTTCTGGTACAATTCATCTAAATACTATATGTGAAGTGAAAGAGCACAAACCAGATTAATAGTGAAGAAAACGAGGTAAGATTCTGCCAAATGTTAATAAATTACACCTATTGTTCTCCAAAATGTCCTTTTGGTCATTAGGAATTTAAATTTGGGACTAGCTTCCTCCCTGTTTCCTAATATtccaactttattttaaaaataaattaccttGTTTTCATGTTCCATTGAATTCATGCTCTGAACAGAGCtacttgtttccagttgttgctCGCTGTCAGAATTCGGTGGCTCATGATCATAATAATCTTGTTCAGAATGAGCGAGGTCTTTAATCTTGATATTTTGGTAATCCTGAGTCTCTCTATGACCTGCAGCTTCACCTTCCATGGTTCCTTCCCCTTCATGCTCAGTGCTGGTGCTCTCTTGGTCATTACTCTggattctctcctcttcctcataGGCTGCTTCTTTCCAGATATTGCTGAGATCTTCCTCACCATCAACATCACCACTGTCATGACTATCATCAACACTACTGTCCTCTGCATCTTGTCTTTTCACCAGTGTGTCATGATCACTCTGATAACTTACTTGAATATCATCTTCCCTCTCTTGGCTTTGCCATTTGTCATCCTGctctttgttgtggtttttttgagagaggatgttttctttttctttataggGTTTCGTCTGGCTGTCCTCCTTGTCTTCTTCTAGGTCAAATTTCTCACCATGTCTCTTGGTTATCCGGATTGGTTGACTGGAATCTCTCCGGATTTCGTCAGATTGCatactgttttcattttgctgtctTTTGTATTGTTTACCTGGATTTGTCCTGTGGCCTTTGTGATTCATATCTCTATAACCAGCTTCCTCATCCTCTTCTTCCACACCTTCTTCTTCATCGCTTTCGTGGTTGTCTTCAGATAGACcaactgtatttttattatatttccaCCTGTTATGCTGACGATCAAGACTGAGAGTGTCCACGGGATTTCCTGCATCACCCGGAACATTTTCTTTGGCCATGTTGCTCTGTTTCTCCTGCCTCCTTATCTGGTGATGCTCAGAGCCAGACTGTTCTCTGCCATTGCTTTCTGAATCGCTGTCCTGGTTATCAAAAGCCAAACCTGGCTTACTGTGCAGTGAAAGGAGATTGATGCTTTTTAGGCTATTTTTCCTTTGATGCTCGTTACCACTTCTTCCTTGTTTTCTAGCGGTCCAGGGCTCATCTCTGTGCTCAGTGTCTGGTACTGATAACTGTAGTCTTAAGTTTCTGTGGCTGGGCAGCAGATCACCCTTGTCTACATACTCTGTGTTCTCTTCCTTTGGAGCTTCAGGATTAATATCTTcagtcttaaaaaaacaaaaaaaccaccacaacaaaacaaccacaaacaaacaaacccaaaccaaacaaaaaccaaccaaacaaaccccaaacaaacaaaaccaaaaccaagtaaAACAATAAATCTTCAAATTTATTTGAAGTCAATGCAATGTTACTTTTGCCTTGCATTGCAAAGCATGATGctgactttgttttctttgtaaatgCACCTCTTAAGCTAGCCCAGAGCATGAAATTCACTGCTGATGTAATTTCCATTTCCCAGCAAATTGGTTGGTTTGTCCCTTCTTTTATTGCTGGAGTTTCTCAAGAAGTCTATGCAACTCTGTTTAAGATCTGATAGGAGATACATGGCACATGGGTGTCTTGTGAAATCCCTAAGTCCTTAATTGATAATTTAGCGTCATAACTTCAGGCACTTGTTGTAGGCTACAGTAATTATCACTTAGAGAAGGTGGGTGTGATACTCCTCTTCCTACAGAGACCAGTGGGAAGCCTGGGAAAAGAGGAGCAAGGGGAGAGTGCACCTTTCACAAGGTACTGTGGTATAATAGTAATTTCTGAGGAGTGCACTGCATCTTAACTGTTTCATAATTAACTTATTTATGTACTTTGAGTCTGCTGCATCATTGCTTCCTAGCTGAATTCATCAGTAGCTTTTGTATTTGGTGGCAACGACTGTATCATAAACTCACTGGATAAGTACAGGCATTTCCAGTAGCAGGAACATCTGTATGTCTGAACCACCCCTATGGACATTCAATGTTGTTTATTGCTTACTAGAATATAGCACCTAACAAGGATTTTCCTTAAAGCTCTTGAGGAGTTATTTGTGAAGACAAGACCTCGGTGCCCAAGTTGCCAAAACAACATTTCCTTTGGTGTGGGCAGACTAAATGGAAACAAACACTCCACTAACAAATACTTacacaaatatgaaaaaaaatggtAGGATTAAAAGTATTAATTTGGGTCTTGGCATATCAGCTGTATCCTATTTCCTACAGTCAAGGTGGTATCTAAATGTTTTGTGAGTTTATATTTTGCCTAGTGTACTTGCTGATGCAGGAAAAGTACCAAGCAATATATTTCTTTTCCAGGGAAATGTTGTAGGTTTGCTAAAATCCAATTGAAATTCGGTGAAGAGAGCTTTTCCGGATTAAGTGCGTGTTTCTTGGAGACCTTACAAAAAGTGATTGATGTGTTGCCAAGTATctcaaaattactttaaaacacTGGAAAATTAAGTTTCAACAAGAGTTTCCCTTACATGTGTTTTTGGGCACTGCTGTGTACAACATATTATATGTCTTTAAGCAAAAAGCAGCTTTCTGCGAAGGGCTTTCCATTCTAGAGttagaaaatattaatataagGTCGAACGTCATTAAGATTGCCTGTTATGGGTGCCTATGTTTGAAGCAGTAGTATTTGAGAAAGATGATGTGGCTCATGTCTTGACAAGAAGGCTCGTTGTGCACCACAATCTCAATGTAGGTGTTCCTGGATATGGCTTTCGGCTGCTGCTTTTTGTTAGACCTTTGTCCTCAGGATAAAATAAACTTTTAGGACTCAGTTGCTTGTGAAAATAGTAGGGTCTCTTAACGTGATGGCAAATTTCAATCAACATAGCTGTAATTAGCTACTGTTAGGGGACAACTGACCTTTGGTAAATGTCACAAATTCACTTGGAACTGATGATTTGTTGGGTGTTgcaatgttttgttttgatgcAAGTGTCTTCTATATGAAGTGTTTCTGGGAGACTGCAGGCTGCAAATGAGTGTTTATGCTATAATTTGTTCTGCTGGATACTTCATGAtgaaaaggtgggttttttttgttttataatgCAGAGCACCATCCAGATCAGCAGGAGATGCATATGGACAGCTGCACAGAGTGGGATATaatgtgtaatttttaaaaaaggttataATGAGAGCTGGGATTTTGCATTTGCTTCTGTAGAGCGTGCTCTGAATTTAGATGTTATAAAACGTTCATTGGCTTGGAGCCAAGGCCCGTTGTTTCTGAACCACAGATGCTCACCGGAATGGTAcaataagaaataattttaatttgggTTAACCATGAGTACAAAATTGTGAAGCTCTGTTGTTAGCATGTGTATATCGCAAGTACTGCTGAAGTAATCTCTCTTATTGCCATGAGAGTTGTGGTTTTGGCTTGTCAGCCACAGTGCACTTTTCCAAGATAAGCTGGATCTCTCTGATGCTCTATAATGTGAATAATGAAATCTATATTGGCTAAAATTCTTGCGTGTTTGAGACAGTGTACGATCACTTGATGTGTGATAATTTGAGGATTGCATCCTTGTTCACTGGAGCAGTGATGACCATGAATTTGACAGTCAGTGGAGCTTATTGTTTATACAAATATGAGTGTAATGTTTATATGTGGGGATCCATTTAAGTAATTTTTTCAAATAAgtgaaacttctgagctttagaTTTTGTCTTGTTCTATTTCTAGCTATGTAATGTGCAAAGCATGAGATGCTTTGTACAAATTCCTGGGGTAAAGGGGTGTACTTTTTTAACCCAAATCTATTTACCAGCCACTACATAGGTGGTAATGTGTCTTACGTATTTCAGATGAAAAATATAGGTTTTTCTATTTAAATAACAATGAGAGTACCTTTTCTGGAGTTTTCTGTCTGTGGGTTCCAAGTTTGTAGTTTAAGGAATGGCTCTAGAATAGACAAATATACTCAATATCTGCATGTAAATAAAAATCTTGTACAGGGCAATGGGAAAACATAGAGTATTCACAGAAAGGGAAATTTTAACTGCACAGTAACAACAGCACGATGAGGACTTACTGGAGTAGCAAAAGCTGATACTAGAAGACAGATGAAGAGAGCTACAGCCTTCATGCTTTTCAGATCTCAAACAGGACAACAGTTAATGGTACAGTGGCAGGTTTTGGAGGTTTCCTTTCTGCAaacaacatgaaaacaaacaaacaaaaagtcacaATTTGGGTATAATGGTCTAAAAATGACTACTGTAAGGAATGTAGTGGCTGCTGTAACTTGCTGAGTCTGAACACCCACAACATTTCCATGCTGTGTTTAGTTGTATGTTAACTTGGGCATTAGACCAGCTCATCTAGAGGACACTTTGGTCTTAGTTCTTTTTACAGGGCTTAGGTGCTCACAAACTCTAGTGGTGTCACTGAAAGTCAGAGTTATGAATGCACATAGATACAACCCTGTAAAGTTCTACCCACTCTTCTGAGATACTACTTTGTGAAAAATGTCCCTTTTTATTCCGTTCTGAGACATTGTCTGGTTGTGGCATCTCTCCAGCCAAGGTCTCTCCTGACTGCTCTGCTATGTGGCTGTAGTATGAAGAATTTGGTGACGAAGCTCTGCTCAGCAGGTCTCAAAAGCCCAGAAATGCTGTCTGCGCTGCTTGATGGGCTGATGCGGTTCTGCTTTAGAAGCAACAAACCCAACTCTGCACAGTAGTGTGCGAGACGAATGGCTGGAAAGAACACATGGTGCATTAGGAATGTTTTTCAGGCTGCACTAATGTCATCATTTGAGTGAAAGGCAAGTCATTTTTACCTTGAGGATGCCACCAGCAAATCTCACTTTTGCAGTGCACATGAACTGGAAGTTTCTATGGCTGTAGTTGTGTCACtgggaaaagcaaaaataagtcATATTGTTgctgtttcctccttttttttttttttaattgtattgcattcttattcttttttatgtccttcaggtttttttttattttttttttttatttcccgccccccccccctttattttctgtattcataCAGAATCACTGGGATTTTCCActctgctgctgtttctgctcTCATTCTACTGGCTGTTCTTCCCTGGAAATTATCTTCTTGGTCTTCCCTCCcttgccttttaaaatattttcactttccaTCTCACACATACCCTTTTTCATTTCTCCCCTCTTTCCTAATGAAAGGCATGTCATCCTGTTCTTAGTTG
This genomic stretch from Patagioenas fasciata isolate bPatFas1 chromosome 4, bPatFas1.hap1, whole genome shotgun sequence harbors:
- the SPARCL1 gene encoding SPARC-like protein 1 isoform X2, producing MKAVALFICLLVSAFATPTEDINPEAPKEENTEYVDKGDLLPSHRNLRLQLSVPDTEHRDEPWTARKQGRSGNEHQRKNSLKSINLLSLHSKPGLAFDNQDSDSESNGREQSGSEHHQIRRQEKQSNMAKENVPGDAGNPVDTLSLDRQHNRWKYNKNTVGLSEDNHESDEEEGVEEEDEEAGYRDMNHKGHRTNPGKQYKRQQNENSMQSDEIRRDSSQPIRITKRHGEKFDLEEDKEDSQTKPYKEKENILSQKNHNKEQDDKWQSQEREDDIQVSYQSDHDTLVKRQDAEDSSVDDSHDSGDVDGEEDLSNIWKEAAYEEEERIQSNDQESTSTEHEGEGTMEGEAAGHRETQDYQNIKIKDLAHSEQDYYDHEPPNSDSEQQLETSSSVQSMNSMEHENKVKTTGSSYGKMESASNRSERVLLEPCRNFHCKIGKVCHVDKQGKPSCICQDPAACSSTKDYEHVCGTDNKTYDGTCQLFATKCQLEGTKTGRQLHLDYMGSCKYIPHCTDYEVDQFPLRMRDWLKNILMQYYERDLNNSGFLTEKQRSKVKKIYQNDKRLVAGNHTVELLLHDFEKNYHMYVYPVHWQFHRLDQHPVDRLLTHSELAPLRASLVPMEHCITRFFQECDGDKDKLIALEEWCHCFGIKEEDINENLLF
- the SPARCL1 gene encoding SPARC-like protein 1 isoform X1, whose product is MKAVALFICLLVSAFATPSHSLNYKLGTHRQKTPEKTEDINPEAPKEENTEYVDKGDLLPSHRNLRLQLSVPDTEHRDEPWTARKQGRSGNEHQRKNSLKSINLLSLHSKPGLAFDNQDSDSESNGREQSGSEHHQIRRQEKQSNMAKENVPGDAGNPVDTLSLDRQHNRWKYNKNTVGLSEDNHESDEEEGVEEEDEEAGYRDMNHKGHRTNPGKQYKRQQNENSMQSDEIRRDSSQPIRITKRHGEKFDLEEDKEDSQTKPYKEKENILSQKNHNKEQDDKWQSQEREDDIQVSYQSDHDTLVKRQDAEDSSVDDSHDSGDVDGEEDLSNIWKEAAYEEEERIQSNDQESTSTEHEGEGTMEGEAAGHRETQDYQNIKIKDLAHSEQDYYDHEPPNSDSEQQLETSSSVQSMNSMEHENKVKTTGSSYGKMESASNRSERVLLEPCRNFHCKIGKVCHVDKQGKPSCICQDPAACSSTKDYEHVCGTDNKTYDGTCQLFATKCQLEGTKTGRQLHLDYMGSCKYIPHCTDYEVDQFPLRMRDWLKNILMQYYERDLNNSGFLTEKQRSKVKKIYQNDKRLVAGNHTVELLLHDFEKNYHMYVYPVHWQFHRLDQHPVDRLLTHSELAPLRASLVPMEHCITRFFQECDGDKDKLIALEEWCHCFGIKEEDINENLLF